In Runella sp. SP2, the genomic window TTACTTTTTTGGGGAAGCCATGGAGATGTTTTTGGGGGGGTATTTTGGCAGCAACGGCACTATTTATTACCTCCTTCTCTTTTTGGCGGGAATCGTGGTGTCAGATATTCCCACATTTTTGAAGCACCGCAACAACAGTAATTACAATTCCCTTGGCGCTTCGGGCGGCGTATCGGCGCTTTTGTTTGCGTTTATTCTATTGGCACCACTCCAAAAAGTGTGTCTCTATTTCGCGATTTGCGTGCCAGGTTTCATTTTTGGGGGCATTTACATGGCTTATTCGTTTTATGAATCTCGCCAAAATCGTGGTCGTATCAACCACGACGCCCACTTGTACGGTGCGCTTTTCGGCATTGTATTTATGGCCTTCCTTCTGCCCGAATCTATCCCTAATTTTATCAGCCAAATCGCCTCTTGGAGATTATGGTAGTTGATATTTTTCATTCATCCAAACCAAAACCATGAACAAACTTTTTTTGAAAGCAGTACCGCTATTGGCGCTGTGCTTCACGCAAGCAATTGCCCAAGACGCCTCTACCCAGTTTGCCCAAACAATCACGGCCCAAGACCTAGAGCGCCATTTGCGCGTCATTGCGCACGATAGCCTCGAAGGGCGCGATACGGGCTCGCCAGGGCAAAAAAAAGCGGCCAATTACGTCGCTAATTTCTTCAAATCCGTCGGACTACAACCGATTGTTCCCGCCGTCGATGGCTCAAAATCATACTTTCAACCTTACGCACTTTACCAAAAAAGCTGGGGCGAAGTATATTTGGCCACCGAAAAAGAGCGCTACGAACTCCAAGATGATTTTTACCTGAACGGCATCATTAATGTGCTTTCGGAAGAAAAAGTCCCCGTTGTTTTTGCGGGCTACGGCATCGAATCCGATAAGTACAACGATTACACCAACCTAGATGTAAAGGGCAAAGCCGTGCTAATTTGGGAAGGCGAGCCGAAGGACAGCAAAGGCAACTTTTTGCTTTCGGGCGACGATAAAGCCACCAAATGGAGCAACGACAACATGGCTTGGCAACGCAAAGCTAACCTCGCCAGCAGCAAGGGTGCCAAATACGTGTTGATTGTTTCGGAACTCACTGGTGACGATTTTACCAAAGAACTTAACCGTCGAATGTTGATGAGTCAACGCTTCAACCGCCTTTCGATGAAGCCTTATAACGAAACGCCTAGCAGCTACGCTACCTTTACCATTTCTAAGAAAATGGCGCTTGATTTATTGGGAGTCAAAGAGAAAAAATGGTCAAAAATTCAACAGGGAATTACGAAAACGGGCAAACCACCCGTCAACGCTATTTCCGAAAAAACCATTCGTCTCAAAGCTGAACGCAAAGACAACATTATAATGACTGAGAACGTCCTTGGGTTCTTGGAAGGCACCGACAAGAAAGACGAAGTTATCGTCATCTCAGCGCATTTAGACCATATTGGCATTTCTTCTGACGGACAAATTAACAACGGCGCCGACGATGATGGCTCTGGTACGGTGTCTATTCTTGAGTTGGCCGAGGCGTTTTCTAAAGCCAAAGCCGCAGGAAATGGCCCTCGCCGTAGCATTTTGTTTATGACCGTAACGGGCGAAGAAAAAGGGCTTTGGGGCTCCGAATATTACACTTCCAACCCCGTCATTCCGTTGGCAAATACCGTTTGTGACCTCAACATCGACATGATTGGCCGCGTGGACGTTGCTCACAAGAATGACCCCAAATACGTGTATCTGATTGGTTCTGACAAACTTTCGTCGGAGCTTCACGCCATTAGCGAAGCCGCCAACGAAAAATACACCAACTACAAGCTAGATTACACCTACAACAACCCCACCGACCCCAATCGTTTTTATTA contains:
- a CDS encoding rhomboid family intramembrane serine protease: MSLTIVIILVSVGLSWYAWQNPSLLDKWVFNPVRVSKYNEYYRFLTSGFIHADVGHLIFNMFSLYFFGEAMEMFLGGYFGSNGTIYYLLLFLAGIVVSDIPTFLKHRNNSNYNSLGASGGVSALLFAFILLAPLQKVCLYFAICVPGFIFGGIYMAYSFYESRQNRGRINHDAHLYGALFGIVFMAFLLPESIPNFISQIASWRLW
- a CDS encoding M28 family peptidase; translation: MNKLFLKAVPLLALCFTQAIAQDASTQFAQTITAQDLERHLRVIAHDSLEGRDTGSPGQKKAANYVANFFKSVGLQPIVPAVDGSKSYFQPYALYQKSWGEVYLATEKERYELQDDFYLNGIINVLSEEKVPVVFAGYGIESDKYNDYTNLDVKGKAVLIWEGEPKDSKGNFLLSGDDKATKWSNDNMAWQRKANLASSKGAKYVLIVSELTGDDFTKELNRRMLMSQRFNRLSMKPYNETPSSYATFTISKKMALDLLGVKEKKWSKIQQGITKTGKPPVNAISEKTIRLKAERKDNIIMTENVLGFLEGTDKKDEVIVISAHLDHIGISSDGQINNGADDDGSGTVSILELAEAFSKAKAAGNGPRRSILFMTVTGEEKGLWGSEYYTSNPVIPLANTVCDLNIDMIGRVDVAHKNDPKYVYLIGSDKLSSELHAISEAANEKYTNYKLDYTYNNPTDPNRFYYRSDHYNFAKNKVPVIFYFTGVHEDYHRPGDDVEKIMFDKQTKIVQLVFHTAWELANRDERIKVDSNKP